The DNA sequence TGATCTTAAAGATATTTCCTTCACCGTTATTGAAGATCATGATTCTTACAAACGGAGGAATATATTGATTCCAAAGTCCGTTGATGTCATAAAAGAAACTTAAATCTCCTGTAATCAGCAAAGTAGGATTTTCATTTTTAATAGCAAACCCCATTGCCGTAGAAGTAGATCCGTCAATACCGCTGGTTCCTCTGTTACAGTACATTTTTCGCTTTCCAAAATCAAACAGCTGTGCATATCTGATCCCAGAAGAATTACTGAAATGGATGTTATAATTTTCAGGAATCGTCTGTGAAGCCTTATTGAAGAAATAAAAATCTGAGAATTCAATCGTATTCAAAAACTGCTCGTGTTTAGCATCTTTTTTATCCCTTAAAACGTCCCAAAGATTAAAATAAGGTCTGGGCTCCAGATTGATAAATTTCAACAATTTTGAGAAGAAAACTTCAGGCTTAACTTCAATTTTTTCTGTCAGTGAGAAATAAGTATCCGGCTGCCATACTTCATCCAAGTGCCAGTGCTGTTTAGGACGAGCACTTCTCAGGAACTGTTTTACTTTTTTAGAAACAACGTTCTGCCCCACTGTAATCAACAGATCCGGAGCGTAGGTTTTATAGTCTTCTTCTGTAAAATTAAATATATAACGGTCTATATGTTTAAAAAACTTCTCATGATGAAGGTTAGAATTAGCTTCACTCAAAACAATCACAGAATGGTTTTTCACCAATTGAGTCAATTGATTTTCCAGCTCAGGGCTATAATCTCTGGTTCCTACCAACAACATAATTCTTTGTGATGTATGCCATTCTGCAATTAAATTTGAAGGAATTTCATACTCTTTGTACTTGATTGTTTTTTCTACTGTAGGAAAAGTAGGAAGTTCTGATACAAGCTCATACAAAGGCTCCTCCAAAGGAATATTAATATGCACCGGTCCCTGTTTTTCAAAGCAAAGTTCAATGGCTTTTTTAATCGTATCGAAATTAATATCTTCTGCATGTTCTTTGCTGTCTTCCAAAAGCTGGAAGTCACCATAGGAATGCTGATGAAAAACATCCTTCTGTCTTATCGTCTGACCATCGAACAGATCAACATAATCAGTTGGTCGGTCGGCAGTAAGTACCAAAAGTGGAATATTCTGATAAAAAGCTTCAGTAACAGCAGGATAATAGTTTACCACTGCAGATCCGCTGGTACAGGTAATTGCTACCGGTTTCTTTTCGCTTTTCGCCATTCCCATTGCCACAAAAGCAGCACTTCTTTCGTCTACAATACTGTAACAGTTAAAACTATCTACCTCCGAAAAATGAATGGCCAAAGGAGCATTTCTTGACCCCGGAGAAATCACGATATCAGCAATTCCGTACTGTTGAAGAAGATGTGCAAGTATTTGGATACTTCTCTTAGAAGAATATTTTTTCATACAGCAAATTTAACTTATAAATAATGATTTTAAAATCATTTAAATTAAAAAAAATGTAATTTTGCTGTTCGTAAATTTCTAAAAATGGATAAAATACCTAGTGTAGACCTGCGTGATTTCCTTTCGGACAACCCGGAACGCAAACAGAAATTTGTAAATGAAATCGGAAAAGCTTATGAAGAAATTGGTTTTGTAGCCTTAAAAGGCCACTTTCTTGATGACAACCTAGTGGATGATTTGTATGGAGAGGTAAAAAACTTTTTTGAACAGCCAGCGGAAACGAAACAGAAGTATGAGATTCCAGGAATTGGTGGCCAGAGAGGTTATGTAGGATTCGGTAAAGAAACTGCAAAAGGTTTCAAAAAAGGAGACTTAAAAGAATTTTGGCACTTTGGACAATATCTGTCTGATGATTCAAAATACAAAACTGAGTATCCGGACAATGTAATTGTTGATGAACTTCCAAAATTCAACGAAGTTGGTAAAGAGGCATTCCAGATGCTTGAAAAAACCGGACAGTATGTTCTAAGAGCTTTAGCATTGCACCTTGGCTTAAATGAATTTTATTTTGATGACAAAATCGCAGAAGGAAATTCTATTTTAAGACCTATTCACTATCCGCCAATTACTGAAGAACCGGATGACGCGGTAAGAGCAGCAGCTCATGGAGATATCAACCTTATTACTCTTTTAATGGGAGCACAGGGTAAAGGTCTTCAGGTTCAGAACCACAATGGAGAATGGATTGATGCCATTGCAGAACCAGATGAATTGATGATCAATGTTGGAGATATGCTTTCAAGACATACCAACAACAAATTGAAATCTACTATCCACAGAGTGGTAAACCCACCAAGAGAGTTGTGGAGTACTTCAAGATATTCAATTCCTTTCTTTATGCATCCTGTAAGTGCAATGTCTTTAAATGCACTTGAAAATTGTGTAGATGAAAACAATCCGAAACTGTACGAAGATACTACTGCCGGAGAATTCCTGCATGAAAGATTGATCGAACTGGGATTGATTAAAAAATAAATAAAGAGGCTGTCTCGATCTTGAGACAGCCTCTTTTTATTCCTATTTGTATCACTATCCTGTTATACAATAAAACTCAGGGCATGGTGTAGGCTGAGTAAAAGTTCCCCACGGACAGATACATGTATAAGAATCACCGCCACCGCCTGGGTTTCCTCCTCCTCCCGGATTTCCTCCATAAGGTACACATTTTCCACCTGAACAGATCTCTCCTGCAGAGCACCCTCCTTCCCCTGGTCCTCCACCTTCAAAACAATATGCCGGAAAGTCTATTCCAGCAACAATACTTTTCTTGTCTTCTCTTGAAAGTTTTTTTAGATTTTTCATAGTTTTTGATTTTTGGTATTTCCTACTCTATAAGCTTTTCGGATAACGCTTGTTTAAAAATAATATTTATTTAACTAATAATCAAATAATTAAATGAAATTGAGTTTCAAACAGATTCAAGAGACTATAATTTTACTAAACTTTATTTTTTTATATACTATATCTTGTTTAATTAAAAATATTTTAACTATTTTTACTTTACCTACAAATTTTTAATTAAAACAATATGAAAAATTTAAAAAAACTACAAAAAGACCAATTAAAAAACATTTCCGGAGGTGCTACTCTTCCTGAAGCAGATTTCTGCATGTATTATTGCAGCGGAGTAATTGTTTGTGCTACGTGCAGTGATGATTTCAAATGCCCGGACACAAATAATGATATGTAAGATTGAAAATCAAAATGTCATAAAATGGGAACCGTTTCTTTGTTGAAGCGGTTTTTTATTTCTGTATGCTTACAATAGCGTAGATTTTAGCTCCTCTTATAGCATTTCCACACATAGATGTATTTTAATAAAAAAGAGATTGATTATGAGCTTAAAAATAATGTCTGATAGTAATAAGTAATACTGGTATTAAATTAGAAAATGCTTTAGCATTAATAAAGAAGAGCATTCTCCCGCTATCCATTCATACTCCTCGTGCCAGTGCTTTCCT is a window from the Chryseobacterium indologenes genome containing:
- a CDS encoding bacteriocin-like protein yields the protein MKNLKKLSREDKKSIVAGIDFPAYCFEGGGPGEGGCSAGEICSGGKCVPYGGNPGGGGNPGGGGDSYTCICPWGTFTQPTPCPEFYCITG
- a CDS encoding bacteriocin-like protein → MKNLKKLQKDQLKNISGGATLPEADFCMYYCSGVIVCATCSDDFKCPDTNNDM
- the menD gene encoding 2-succinyl-5-enolpyruvyl-6-hydroxy-3-cyclohexene-1-carboxylic-acid synthase, with product MKKYSSKRSIQILAHLLQQYGIADIVISPGSRNAPLAIHFSEVDSFNCYSIVDERSAAFVAMGMAKSEKKPVAITCTSGSAVVNYYPAVTEAFYQNIPLLVLTADRPTDYVDLFDGQTIRQKDVFHQHSYGDFQLLEDSKEHAEDINFDTIKKAIELCFEKQGPVHINIPLEEPLYELVSELPTFPTVEKTIKYKEYEIPSNLIAEWHTSQRIMLLVGTRDYSPELENQLTQLVKNHSVIVLSEANSNLHHEKFFKHIDRYIFNFTEEDYKTYAPDLLITVGQNVVSKKVKQFLRSARPKQHWHLDEVWQPDTYFSLTEKIEVKPEVFFSKLLKFINLEPRPYFNLWDVLRDKKDAKHEQFLNTIEFSDFYFFNKASQTIPENYNIHFSNSSGIRYAQLFDFGKRKMYCNRGTSGIDGSTSTAMGFAIKNENPTLLITGDLSFFYDINGLWNQYIPPFVRIMIFNNGEGNIFKIIPGPGNANPNTLDEFIATKHRKNAESLAKHFGFSYVKVEDEITLDRVLENFFKPDAQPKILEVNTHGKNSADVLKSYFEFMK
- a CDS encoding isopenicillin N synthase family dioxygenase → MDKIPSVDLRDFLSDNPERKQKFVNEIGKAYEEIGFVALKGHFLDDNLVDDLYGEVKNFFEQPAETKQKYEIPGIGGQRGYVGFGKETAKGFKKGDLKEFWHFGQYLSDDSKYKTEYPDNVIVDELPKFNEVGKEAFQMLEKTGQYVLRALALHLGLNEFYFDDKIAEGNSILRPIHYPPITEEPDDAVRAAAHGDINLITLLMGAQGKGLQVQNHNGEWIDAIAEPDELMINVGDMLSRHTNNKLKSTIHRVVNPPRELWSTSRYSIPFFMHPVSAMSLNALENCVDENNPKLYEDTTAGEFLHERLIELGLIKK